In Rosa rugosa chromosome 4, drRosRugo1.1, whole genome shotgun sequence, the genomic stretch TTCATGCTTTTCGGATATTTTTTAGCTTACTATGGGAGAGCCTGACTGGAAGGGAGCATTTGCTGTTTTATGGTAGACTTAAGAATCTCAAAGGTTCTGCCTTAATAGAAGTAAGTCATCATGTAAGAATATTGTCATTGTAAACTGTTACATCTTAAGCTTAATTTGTTTACCTGATTTTGGTTGCTGATCAGGCTGTGGAAGAGTCTTTGAAGAGTGTGAATCTGTTCTATGGTGGAGTTGCTGACAAACAGGCTGGGAAGTATAGTGGAGGTATGAAGAGAAGGCTTAGTGTTGCAATTTCACTCATAGGGGATCCGAAGGTATGTCTTAAGTTGCTGCTCTATCTCTTAAGTTTGACTACTCTGATCTCTGGCCATGTAAATGTTGGTGTCTGTTCTCCTAGAAAATAGATAGTGATAAGTCTGATCTTTGGCTTATATATGAATCTGTGCTCGTGTTAGGTACTGTTGTGAAGCGGAAACGAGGGACGCTGTTGCGTGACCTAGCCCAGCCAGGTGATGAAATCCTTGTAGCGAGGGGTGGACAAGGAGGGGTGAGGCATCATGCATCTTAATTGGAGTGGAAATTTTCAGTATTTTCTGTGCAGATTTAGAACTGTTTGAGTATTATCGAGACTATCTTTGCATAATActgatttgaatattgatgtGCATTTGCATTTGCATTTGGTTCTCTTGGGTTTTGTGCAAATTAGCTTGGTAGAAATGCCAGAGCGTAGCAAGAAAAAGTTGATGGCTTTGACCACTAATGTGATGAGAGATGATAGTGATAAGGTAAAGTGGTCATGCTTATTCTCACTTGGTATTCCGATGCGAATTATGTGTATTGAGATTCACTGCCTTTTTAGTCATGTcggtatttctttttgttgagtTTAGTAATACCAGAAATCACTGTCATTAGGTTTATGTTGCACTGTGAAACTGACTTTGTCATTCTCTTGCAGGGCCTTGGATTACATGTTGTGAAATATTTGGCTGCCAAATATGAAGAGCTAGGGTGTGAAGTGAAATGGATGGGCAAGTCTGATAAGGTGATCTAGTCACATTGGTCTGGTTACCGCTATTAACTTCACTTCATGTGAACCTTTAGCTTATacatatttctcttgcacttgactaccaagatgaattttgagcaaggctactttttgctttgaagcaaagtttggtgtagaaattttgtagattgttgctcatatgtttctaggctatcctttgtaggttttggggttttcttttgtgacatatgttcaatcatgaatttggaaagaaaattaatggaaagccccagtttttggatgattatgaaatgcatttcttttcccagcagcagctagatgcaaacttagctcatcacgcttgtcaaaatgaagtgaagtatataaaagcataacaaaacaatattgccaaggaaaacgaagttacttgagagattagaaatcagtatcaaaatgaaaatcgatgtcttatgattattaatgGATCGAGTCGTGTCCGCAGAACCGATGTACTCAAAACCAGTGCACATCgattttacaaaacaaaagcgATGTCTACAATGAAACAGCACATCAGTACTAGAAAAAGCAAGCGATGTACATAAAACTATGGAACATCGTTTTGCTTAAATGAAAACGATGTGCTGTGTTAAATGAAACAtcagtccttaaaaaaaaaccgaTGACGCCTAACgatacagacatcgttcctcagaaaataatgtgccaagctacatgtaaaaatggccacgaacaaacaataatcatgggaactgatgtctagAAGTATACTAGACATCGGTTCTGaaaatagaaatcgatgcaaatgttcacgtaggtattgttcgacatatactttattaagcataaaatgtgaaaatatgaagaattagacatagctaacatacaaaaatatgatgattataacgattatacatcgatttgttttttagaatcgatgttggttgttgtctgggacatcggttaaaaacgcgcttatactgatgtctatatctttctctacacccactaagacatcggtcgaaaattagtttaacatcggttctggaccgatgtctatgaacaaaattctagtagtgattcaaggcccattggaactaagagcgttcatgaggcgaattataatgcacccaaaagagggcgcaaggagcagaaccctaagaataagggatatgagagacgtatgggtccatataactgCCCTAACCAAGAAGGAAACCACAAGTTTGgtgcggatacacgtggtggcaatgccacacgtaggagagggggtcgtggcaaccctggccgtggtggtggcactatgggtcgtggtggtggcaccaaccctcctagggaacgcccacaacgtgcacaacgtgcacctcaattaaagggaggcaaccacaatgatgtgtgtcatcaatgtggatcaagtgagcattggttcaagcaatgcaaagcaagcgagcaactagctgcaagatacagggcatacagggacctgagggagcaagaagtgtaccttgcagaagaagaagaaaatggtggagacgtccatctcaccatagaggacttcaaagctgacgatgaagtgcacaaggatgccgtagactttgattagattagtcctcttattttccaagaatttttgtaatggcaatatgccttagtcaataaatgacaattgtattaaactctttcttatgtggtgcacccaatgaaatatgatgtctaggaaagtcattgagattaatggtccttaagagagcctcgctccaccaacatctctctctactttcctggtcatatttgattggagttaccaaacggatagagtgactacaatgtgtcttagtttgattttattttggatcaGACTTTTTGGgacctttgatgtaatcattggctatctttattaataaagtatcgtattattattcgatgtcatggacatgttttaattccgaactttattatttttcagtatgtttcctggagagttagaatgccttgttgatagtggcaccacacatactatattgcgacataggcaactatttctatggatgacgcctagtcgatcttctgtgaatacgatggctggaccatcacaattgattcatggtcgaggaccagctcaatttatgttgccaaatggcacaagtattaatgtcaccgaagctctatatgctcctagggctggaaggaccctattgagttttaaagatataagagccaatggttttcatgtgagaacacattgtgagaatggacaagagttcctttgcatcacctctaatggcTACGGACACAAatgagtattagagaaacttatgtgtcgatctaatgggttgtatgcaaccactattcgaattattgaatccaaccatatcatgagagatgacttatgggattcttacacatataggctttggcatgaccgtttgggacacccaggtcgtgatatgatgatccgtatattaaagacttcacacggacatccatttttcaaaacgaaaagaagtcatAACCAAAATTCGATCCAAGGTAGGGgtggcgccgcctaccccctgcggcccaaaagtGGTATTGACGCCACCAATACCTCCTTGGTTcatttttctacttctaaagtcaattgtgacttcgtggctcaaccggaTACTTCCCTAGTTGCTTCCAAAGCCCCtctttcgttttgcaaagcctgctctttagcaaaattaggatcgagaccatcctatgcaaaggacactacgaaaaatattccattcgtacaaagaatccaaggtgatatttgtgggcctattcaaccaacttgcggaccatttagatattttatggtgttggttgatgcatcgacacgatggtcacatgtcatgctattgtccacaagaaatgctgtatttgctaaactcctagcacaaatcattaaattaagggctcaccaccctgatcatcccattaagtcaattcgtcttgacaatgctagagagtttacatcaaaaacgtttgatgactattgcatgtccattgggattgaggttgaacatCCTATttctcatgttcacacccaaaatggtctcgcagaagctgccattaaaagacttcaaatggtcgctagagcattggttatgcgcaccaatcttccTGTTTCTGcatggggctatgcaatattgcatgcagctgtgctcatttgtctgaggcctactgccactcaacccttttctgcatcccagatggttactggatatgagcctgatgtctcacacttacacATATTTGGGTGTACAGTTTATGTGCcgattgcgccgccacagcgcaccaaaatgggtcctcaaagacgattaggcatttatgttggatatgactctccaaccattatcggctacttagaacccttgacagacgatctatttaccgctagatttgcggattgtcactttgatgagacagtcttcccgtcgttagggggagataggaacaataatgttcaacaggaacgacaagaattgtcgtggtctatccccactttgtctcatcttgatccccgaaccgcacagtccgaaattgaagtgaggagaattctcgatcttcagaacgtagcagactctatgcctgatgcgttttctgatatagctatagtgacaagatcacatatacctgctgcaaacgtgcctgcaaggattgatgtccctaaaaatcatgGACATGGCGCCACCCCTAGGGGTATTGGGCATGGCGCCGCCACCACTAATAGTGTTGGTAATGTTGCTCAGGCCGGGCTCCCAGCAAGGAAAcgtgggaggcccaaaggtttgatggattctcgcccgagaaagaaagcgagtttggcacagaaagatccattaatcatcgacataaatagcccgtctcatgaagatattccggattatggttatgtccaagagacatcattggggatgctccaatgttagaaccaattccagggaatagggagatctccatgaattacattagtgtacatgagacattgaatcgagattctattatccttgatgatgtgttcgcatattctattgctcaaggaattatagaacacgatgatatcgaacctcgctccgttgaagaatgtcaacgaagagcagactggcctaaatggaaagatgtgatccaagttgaattggattcactaacaaagagacaggtatttgggcctataacgctgacacccccaagtataaagcctgttggccataaatgggtctttgttagaaagcggaatgagaaaaatgaggttgttagatacaaagcccgccttgtgtcgcaaggtttctcacaatgccctggaatcgactacgaggagacatattctcccgtaatggacgttataacgttccgctacattgtcagtttggtagtttccgaaaaacttgacatgcagcttatggatgtggttacagcatatctctatggggatctagattcagagatatatatgaaggttccagatggacttcaattacccaagtcaagtggctctaaaccacggagcgcgttttcaataagattgagacgctcactatatggattgaaacaatccggacgaatgtggtataaccgtctaagtgactacttgattgggaagggatatgagaacaatgaaatatgcccatgcgtgtttataaaaaggacaagttccggatttgcaattgtagcagtttatgtcgatgacatgaacctaattggaactctagatgagttaaaggaaactgctaagtacttgaaatccgaatttgagatgaaagatcttgggaaaacacggttttgcctcggactagaactcgagcactgtagtgatgggattatgatccatcagtcaacATATACCCAAAAATTATTAAggtgctttaatgaagataaagcaaagcctgtgagtattcCCATAttcggtcgtagtcttgagcctgaaaaagatctgtttcgtccaagggatgaggacgaagacttattagaggctgaagtgccctatctaagtgcaataggcgcattattgtacttagctcaatgcacaagaccggacatctcattcgcagtaaacttgttagctcgacacagttctgcgccaacacgccgccaatggattggcataaagacaatctttcgatacttgagaggtacgattgatatgagcttgttctatccctacagagagaaaagaaataacggaagtgtgggatcggactccacaaggAAAAACGCCAcattccgtgctcctcctcccccccatcaaaatgacaacgatgtcttgatgggttttgctgatgtagggtatctctctgaccctcacaaaggtcactcccaaacgggttatgtctttaccatgggaagcactgcgatatcttggaggtctacaaagcagacccttgttgctacttcctagctcaaatcatgcagagattatcgctctacatgaagccgtgcgagaatgcatatggctaaggtctgtagttagacacattcgaggaacttgtggtttgaagtctaccatagatgaacctacatgcatttatgaagataatgcagcttgtattgagcaaatgaagttaggtttcatcaagggcgacaacaccaagcatatatcgcctaagttcttttacaatcagcaacaacaaacacttctaaatattgaagtgaatcaaatctgttcagaggataatgtagcgg encodes the following:
- the LOC133742498 gene encoding ABC transporter A family member 7-like, translating into MGVCPQHDLLWESLTGREHLLFYGRLKNLKGSALIEAVEESLKSVNLFYGGVADKQAGKYSGGMKRRLSVAISLIGDPKVLL